Proteins encoded together in one Cydia pomonella isolate Wapato2018A chromosome 10, ilCydPomo1, whole genome shotgun sequence window:
- the LOC133521811 gene encoding 15-hydroxyprostaglandin dehydrogenase [NAD(+)]-like, whose amino-acid sequence MAKDLKNKTVVITGGAVGIGFEIADRFLQKGAKVIVILDINEKQGAEAVKTLNSKHGNNKAVFIKCDVTSDLEAVSKKIIDLYKHVDVLVNNAGILNDLAPRKTIDINVTALIEWSFKFWNHMRKDQGGNGGTIINLASIYGFRVDPYLPAYQASKFAVQGFTKSLGDSYNFKRSGVRVVAINPGFTETALTETPNGFDSDKQYRSDFAKFLKDQAWQKVESVGQAVVDVFERAESGTAWLIEGARPIVEV is encoded by the coding sequence ATGGCTAAAGATCTTAAAAACAAAACGGTTGTTATAACCGGTGGAGCCGTCGGCATCGGTTTTGAAATAGCTGACAGATTCCTACAGAAAGGAGCAAAAGTGATCGTTATTCTTGATATTAACGAAAAACAAGGCGCAGAAGCAGTCAAGACCCTCAACTCCAAACATGGAAATAACAAagctgtatttataaaatgtgacGTGACGTCGGATTTAGAAGCCGTTTCTAAGAAGATAATAGATCTTTACAAGCACGTTGACGTACTAGTTAATAATGCTGGGATTCTGAACGACTTAGCTCCAAGGAAAACAATTGATATCAACGTTACAGCGCTCATCGAATGGTCCTTTAAATTTTGGAACCACATGAGGAAAGACCAAGGCGGTAACGGAGGGACAATAATCAACTTGGCGTCAATTTATGGCTTCAGAGTGGATCCTTATTTACCAGCATATCAGGCCTCGAAATTTGCTGTCCAAGGCTTCACAAAGTCCTTGGGAGATTCTTACAATTTCAAGAGAAGCGGCGTAAGAGTCGTGGCTATAAACCCAGGCTTCACTGAAACTGCTTTGACGGAGACTCCTAACGGCTTTGACAGTGATAAGCAGTATCGGAGCGACTTTGCGAAGTTCCTGAAGGACCAGGCGTGGCAGAAAGTGGAGTCGGTGGGGCAGGCAGTAGTGGACGTGTTCGAGAGAGCCGAGAGCGGCACCGCTTGGCTGATCGAGGGCGCTAGACCCATCGTGGAAGTTTAG
- the LOC133521810 gene encoding alcohol dehydrogenase 1-like: MLQTYLKRLPVTSLKFHRYEHTPSCPANKQASVLDNKVAVITGGAVGIGYEIADRFLEKGAKAAVLLDINETQGKKAADELNCKHGDKKSVYMKCDVTKDLEAVSNEIFATYKNVHVLVNNAGILNEPNPTKVVDINLTAFINWSFTFWNHMRKDKGGAGGTIMNLSSIYGFRIDPYIPVYQATKFGIMGFTRSLGHPYHFQRTGVRVVSINPGFTETDLTESFTTLPEVHKDFLEFVKTQPWQKVKVVGNAAVCVLERAESGTAWLIEGSNPVAEIKHCFDVDHCK; encoded by the coding sequence ATGTTACAAACGTACTTAAAAAGATTGCCAGTTACGTCACTAAAGTTTCACAGGTACGAACATACACCGTCGTGTCCTGCTAATAAACAAGCGAGTGTTCTAGATAATAAAGTAGCAGTTATAACTGGAGGTGCAGTCGGTATTGGCTACGAAATAGCAGACAGATTCTTAGAGAAAGGTGCCAAAGCTGCAGTGTTACTAGACATAAATGAGACACAAGGTAAAAAAGCCGCCGACGAACTAAATTGTAAACACGGAGACAAGAAAAGCGTCTATATGAAATGTGACGTTACAAAAGATTTAGAAGCTGTCTCCAACGAAATTTTCGCGACTTACAAAAACGTACACGTTCTAGTGAATAATGCTGGAATCCTTAATGAGCCCAATCCTACGAAAGTTGTTGATATCAATCTAACGGCTTTCATAAACTGGTCATTTACATTCTGGAATCACATGAGGAAAGACAAAGGTGGCGCAGGGGGGACCATCATGAACCTATCGTCTATCTACGGTTTTAGAATTGACCCATACATACCGGTCTACCAGGCTACCAAATTCGGTATTATGGGCTTCACCAGATCGCTCGGACATCCGTACCACTTTCAAAGGACTGGTGTGAGAGTTGTATCCATAAACCCAGGTTTTACTGAGACTGATTTGACGGAAAGCTTTACGACTTTACCTGAAGTTCACAAGGATTTTCTCGAGTTTGTCAAAACCCAGCCGTGGCAGAAAGTAAAAGTAGTTGGAAACGCCGCGGTATGTGTATTAGAGAGAGCTGAAAGTGGTACCGCTTGGCTTATAGAAGGATCCAACCCTGTTGCGGAAATTAAACATTGTTTTGATGTCGACCATTGTAAATAA